The following proteins are encoded in a genomic region of uncultured Vibrio sp.:
- a CDS encoding substrate-binding domain-containing protein, which produces MKKIALTLAATSITLVSYSAFSAQDGDHVRLATTTSTYHSGLLDYLLPEFEKETGYKVDIIAAGTGKALKMGENGDVDLVMTHAPKAEGLFVEKGYGVQPRKLMYNDFVIVGPKADPAEIKDDESVLDVFKEIASKDAIFISRGDDSGTHKKEMGFWAQTKIEPNFGGYRSVGQGMGPTLNMASEMQGYTMTDRGTWLAYQNKLDLEILFQGDQMLFNPYQVILVNPERYPTINHKGAQVFSDWLVNQHGQELINSFRLNGKQLFVANADSK; this is translated from the coding sequence ATGAAAAAAATTGCGCTAACATTGGCTGCAACGTCAATCACACTAGTAAGCTACTCCGCTTTTTCCGCTCAAGATGGAGATCACGTTCGCTTAGCGACCACCACCAGTACTTACCATTCCGGACTGCTGGATTACCTGCTTCCAGAATTCGAAAAAGAGACCGGCTACAAAGTCGACATTATTGCTGCTGGTACTGGCAAGGCACTGAAAATGGGTGAAAATGGTGATGTGGATTTGGTAATGACGCATGCGCCTAAAGCAGAAGGCCTATTCGTAGAGAAAGGATATGGTGTTCAGCCTCGTAAACTCATGTACAACGATTTTGTGATTGTTGGTCCAAAGGCCGATCCAGCTGAAATCAAAGATGATGAAAGCGTCCTTGATGTGTTTAAAGAAATTGCCAGCAAAGATGCGATCTTTATTTCTCGTGGCGATGATTCTGGCACACACAAGAAAGAAATGGGCTTTTGGGCGCAAACCAAAATTGAACCAAACTTTGGTGGCTACCGCAGCGTAGGACAAGGCATGGGCCCTACTCTAAACATGGCATCTGAGATGCAAGGCTACACAATGACAGATCGTGGTACTTGGTTGGCCTACCAAAACAAACTAGACCTGGAAATTCTGTTCCAAGGTGATCAAATGCTGTTTAACCCTTACCAGGTGATCTTAGTCAACCCTGAACGTTACCCAACCATCAATCATAAAGGTGCTCAAGTATTCAGTGATTGGTTGGTTAACCAGCATGGGCAGGAATTGATTAACAGCTTCCGCCTCAACGGGAAACAGCTGTTTGTCGCCAACGCGGACAGTAAATAA
- a CDS encoding energy-coupling factor ABC transporter ATP-binding protein, whose amino-acid sequence MTIKITAEQLSMRFKERVLFHIPELTIGPNDAIYLKGDNGVGKTTLLKILAGLLKASTGTVTAPKDTWLKKLTRRNGRVDVIYLHQSPYLFDGSVYENVVYGVKYQQDNAKDKRAQVINALRMVGLETLADEHISVLSGGEKQRVAMARAWILKPSILLMDEPSASLDAESIERLVVMAKDLLDRGSSIVITSHQTNALTDLCKKQWWIKNKTLIESPLLYVIPKENSQENAYASTNTN is encoded by the coding sequence ATGACTATAAAAATTACCGCCGAGCAATTGTCCATGCGTTTTAAAGAGCGCGTGCTCTTTCACATTCCCGAGTTAACGATTGGACCTAACGATGCGATTTATCTCAAAGGCGATAATGGTGTCGGTAAAACAACACTGCTGAAAATCCTTGCCGGTCTGTTAAAGGCATCAACTGGCACGGTAACGGCGCCGAAAGATACCTGGCTGAAGAAGCTGACTCGCCGAAATGGTCGTGTCGACGTCATTTATCTCCATCAGTCCCCCTATTTGTTTGATGGTAGTGTTTACGAAAACGTTGTTTATGGCGTGAAATATCAACAGGACAACGCAAAAGATAAGCGAGCGCAAGTTATCAACGCCCTACGCATGGTAGGCTTAGAAACGTTAGCCGATGAACATATCTCTGTTTTGTCTGGTGGTGAAAAGCAGCGCGTAGCCATGGCAAGGGCGTGGATCTTAAAACCATCCATTTTATTGATGGATGAGCCAAGTGCTTCACTAGACGCAGAATCAATTGAAAGGTTGGTGGTAATGGCTAAAGATCTGTTGGATCGTGGTTCCAGTATCGTGATCACCAGCCATCAAACCAACGCGCTAACCGATTTATGTAAAAAACAGTGGTGGATTAAAAATAAGACTTTGATAGAGTCTCCACTGTTGTATGTCATACCAAAAGAAAACTCCCAAGAGAACGCATATGCTTCAACCAACACAAACTAG
- a CDS encoding cache domain-containing protein, with translation MPTKWQQHKGLSKWTHRFKTMVRYRLLILTSAPIFMTLFALIAITIYWSIQYTWQNTLLDVSERLGVAENSVELLQQKQANFVTAFADSYDFHNRINQNTPPEELQAWVSTQKHRYGLDFLSFQHVNSVENKFRFMDLTKRESFFDILNKEELEQLDPDLAKRAEVSIVSPASATETRGLVSRTVIPVYNRSNDLIGFLDGGLLLNNSTVLVDQIRDLIYPNVNDRLRSVGTLTLFLSDLRVSTNVPLDSDHRLGRAIGTRVSSEVSEQVLSRGEMWVGRAFVYDAWYITAYQPIKDQYDNVIGMLYTGYLMWPFVKAYMTNIAEVSLMTLMLLLVSGVMVYRGSRDLFHPIERIHKVVKLVQLGKEKRIGPLGLDDDHELAQLAKQFDNMLDALQERKVELKNAAAQLECKVQERTASLREKTQELELHIQLLNQTKDKLVVHEKLSALGELTAGIAHEINNPTAVILGNIELIHFELGEDANRVQEEIDAIHAQIDRIRNITRSLLQYSRQGGVQDEITWQHVNPIIDESITLVKTGTKKRDVEFVTDLQAHTSVEINRHHLLQILVNLQMNAIHAMNGKGKLVVTSSDWMEGNEIRGAVIHVADEGCGIKPENVSRIFSPFYTTKRDGTGLGLSVSQSILSQTGGELKVESEWGKGTVFSIYLPKKAELVLEVTNIA, from the coding sequence ATGCCAACTAAGTGGCAGCAACACAAAGGATTGTCTAAGTGGACGCATCGGTTTAAAACCATGGTGCGTTATCGACTATTAATTCTGACGTCTGCCCCGATCTTTATGACGCTGTTTGCGTTAATTGCCATCACCATTTATTGGTCTATTCAATACACGTGGCAGAATACGCTGCTGGATGTTTCCGAACGACTAGGTGTTGCTGAAAATAGTGTCGAGCTACTGCAACAAAAACAAGCCAACTTTGTTACTGCATTCGCAGATTCCTATGATTTTCATAATCGTATTAATCAGAATACGCCACCGGAAGAACTCCAGGCTTGGGTCTCCACCCAGAAGCATCGTTACGGGTTAGATTTTCTTTCATTCCAACACGTGAACTCAGTTGAAAACAAATTCCGCTTTATGGATTTGACTAAACGGGAGTCGTTCTTCGATATATTGAATAAAGAAGAGCTGGAGCAACTCGATCCCGATCTAGCTAAACGGGCAGAAGTGTCGATCGTGAGCCCTGCTAGTGCAACAGAGACCCGTGGGTTAGTAAGCCGCACGGTCATCCCTGTTTATAATCGCTCTAACGACTTAATCGGCTTCTTAGACGGTGGATTACTCCTCAATAATAGTACCGTATTGGTCGATCAAATCCGCGACCTTATTTACCCCAATGTGAATGACCGATTGCGATCAGTGGGGACCCTGACATTGTTTCTGTCTGACCTGCGGGTAAGCACCAACGTACCACTGGACAGTGATCACCGTCTTGGCAGGGCAATTGGAACGAGAGTGAGTAGCGAAGTTTCTGAGCAGGTGCTGTCCCGAGGTGAAATGTGGGTCGGTCGAGCTTTCGTCTATGATGCCTGGTATATCACGGCTTACCAGCCCATTAAAGACCAATATGATAACGTGATTGGCATGCTATATACTGGGTATTTAATGTGGCCGTTTGTCAAAGCGTATATGACGAACATTGCGGAAGTTAGCCTGATGACCCTGATGTTGCTACTGGTGTCCGGAGTAATGGTCTACCGAGGTTCCCGTGATTTATTTCATCCGATAGAACGTATTCACAAGGTCGTTAAACTGGTTCAACTGGGTAAAGAAAAGCGTATTGGGCCTTTAGGGCTTGATGACGATCATGAGTTGGCGCAACTGGCGAAGCAGTTTGACAACATGTTGGACGCACTGCAAGAACGTAAGGTAGAGCTGAAGAATGCAGCCGCCCAGCTCGAGTGCAAAGTGCAAGAGCGAACGGCGAGTCTGCGAGAAAAAACCCAAGAGCTAGAACTGCACATTCAGTTGCTCAATCAAACCAAAGACAAACTGGTGGTTCATGAAAAGCTCTCTGCGCTAGGAGAACTCACTGCAGGCATTGCTCATGAAATCAATAACCCGACCGCGGTGATTCTTGGCAATATCGAATTAATTCATTTTGAACTGGGTGAGGACGCGAATCGGGTTCAAGAAGAAATTGACGCTATTCATGCGCAAATTGATCGCATCAGAAATATTACCCGCAGTTTGTTGCAATACAGCCGACAGGGTGGTGTCCAAGATGAAATCACCTGGCAGCATGTCAACCCGATCATCGATGAGAGTATTACTTTGGTTAAAACGGGAACGAAGAAGCGAGATGTTGAATTTGTTACCGACCTTCAAGCTCATACTTCAGTCGAGATTAATCGCCACCATTTACTACAGATTTTAGTTAACTTACAGATGAATGCGATTCACGCCATGAACGGCAAAGGTAAGTTGGTCGTCACCAGCAGTGACTGGATGGAAGGTAACGAGATCAGAGGTGCTGTTATCCACGTTGCAGACGAAGGCTGTGGTATCAAGCCAGAAAACGTGAGTCGTATATTCTCACCGTTCTACACAACCAAACGAGACGGCACGGGATTGGGGCTGTCTGTGTCTCAAAGTATTCTTAGCCAAACGGGTGGTGAGCTAAAAGTAGAATCCGAGTGGGGTAAAGGCACTGTCTTCAGCATTTACTTACCCAAGAAAGCCGAGTTAGTGT
- the mobA gene encoding molybdenum cofactor guanylyltransferase MobA, protein MLQPTQTSWVILAGGQASRMGGKDKGLIELNQKPLIKHVIERLSPQTPSILINANRNQQAYSQFGLVFSDQFKDYPGPMGGIHAGLVHAETDWVGFVPCDSPQINTDLVERFCQAVEDDTDILVAHDGDHQQPVFTMYHKRVLPKLTAFLERGDRKIILLYKECHTRYVDFSDSPNCFVNLNTPEELAQFGQLES, encoded by the coding sequence ATGCTTCAACCAACACAAACTAGTTGGGTCATTTTAGCTGGTGGTCAAGCTAGCCGTATGGGTGGAAAAGATAAAGGTCTGATAGAGCTGAATCAAAAACCACTCATCAAACACGTCATCGAACGTTTATCTCCACAAACTCCAAGCATTTTGATCAATGCCAACCGAAATCAACAGGCGTACAGTCAGTTTGGCTTAGTCTTCAGTGATCAATTCAAAGATTACCCTGGCCCGATGGGCGGCATTCATGCTGGATTAGTGCACGCCGAGACGGACTGGGTTGGATTTGTTCCCTGTGACAGCCCACAGATTAATACTGACTTAGTTGAGCGTTTTTGTCAGGCGGTCGAAGACGATACTGATATTTTAGTCGCTCATGATGGTGATCACCAGCAACCTGTTTTCACTATGTACCATAAGCGTGTACTGCCAAAATTGACCGCGTTTTTAGAGCGTGGCGATCGAAAAATCATTTTGCTTTATAAAGAGTGTCACACCCGTTACGTTGATTTCAGTGACTCACCAAACTGTTTCGTCAACTTAAATACTCCGGAAGAACTGGCGCAATTTGGACAATTAGAATCATGA
- a CDS encoding sigma-54 dependent transcriptional regulator, with amino-acid sequence MSAQSHISTKQQYNAFSVLVVDDELGMQAILKKALGKMFSQVDTAGCIEEAEQLRSSRHYDLILLDINLPGRSGIEWEEAFTDDEKRADVIFMTGYADLETAIRALQLGASDFILKPFNLDQMLKSVTRCMDRRLNERMQYALKRDYQRYNSSEIIGGSEKTRQLKLLITQFAPSRASVLIEGESGTGKELVARGIHQASGRNGPFVPVNCAAIAPELLESELFGHTSGAFTGAKKSREGLFRVANSGTLFLDEIGEMPLSMQASLLRVLEQRTIRPVGSEKEISIDVRVVAATNRNLQDEVNQGNFRSDLYYRLNVLKIEVCPLRERKSDLLDLVPFFSNMLTRELGMPAPKWAHEDMEAMNEYDWPGNIRELKNLIERCILLGKPPAHHWREINGTHTLPSVSMTVSHTAELPMLKENNEFLGDGYPNTWTLKEVEKAHIQQVVTLHEGNKSAAARDLGVARKTLERKYKEWDAEDEEYAN; translated from the coding sequence ATGTCCGCTCAATCCCATATTAGTACAAAGCAACAATACAATGCCTTTTCAGTACTGGTCGTAGATGACGAGCTAGGCATGCAAGCCATTTTGAAAAAAGCGTTGGGAAAAATGTTTTCCCAGGTTGATACGGCTGGCTGCATTGAGGAAGCAGAGCAACTAAGAAGCTCTCGCCATTATGATCTGATTTTACTCGACATTAATTTACCCGGACGTTCAGGGATTGAGTGGGAAGAAGCCTTTACCGATGATGAAAAAAGAGCGGATGTGATCTTTATGACCGGTTATGCCGATCTTGAAACTGCGATTCGAGCACTTCAGCTAGGTGCTTCAGATTTTATTCTCAAGCCTTTCAATCTCGATCAAATGCTGAAATCAGTAACCCGTTGTATGGATCGTCGATTGAACGAGCGTATGCAATATGCTTTGAAGCGTGATTATCAACGCTACAACAGCTCGGAAATCATCGGTGGTTCAGAGAAAACCCGTCAACTTAAGTTACTGATAACTCAGTTTGCACCATCACGTGCGTCTGTATTGATTGAAGGGGAGTCGGGGACAGGGAAAGAGCTGGTCGCGCGTGGTATCCATCAGGCCAGCGGCAGAAATGGTCCATTTGTTCCCGTTAACTGCGCAGCGATAGCGCCAGAACTATTAGAAAGTGAGCTTTTTGGTCACACTTCCGGCGCATTCACCGGTGCCAAAAAATCACGTGAAGGTTTATTTCGAGTGGCCAATAGCGGAACACTTTTCCTTGATGAAATCGGTGAAATGCCATTATCGATGCAAGCATCACTTTTACGTGTATTAGAGCAGCGTACAATCAGACCGGTTGGCTCAGAGAAAGAAATCAGCATTGATGTCCGTGTGGTCGCCGCGACGAACCGAAACCTTCAAGACGAAGTGAATCAAGGTAACTTCCGTAGCGATTTGTATTACCGCCTCAACGTTCTGAAGATCGAAGTATGCCCGCTTCGCGAGCGTAAAAGTGATCTCTTGGATCTCGTGCCTTTTTTCAGCAACATGTTGACCCGTGAGTTAGGCATGCCCGCACCTAAGTGGGCTCATGAAGATATGGAAGCGATGAACGAATACGATTGGCCAGGTAACATCCGTGAGCTAAAAAATTTGATTGAGCGCTGTATTTTACTTGGAAAACCTCCTGCTCATCATTGGCGCGAAATAAATGGCACTCACACTTTGCCGAGTGTATCAATGACCGTCTCGCATACTGCTGAGCTTCCGATGCTAAAGGAAAACAACGAGTTTTTAGGCGACGGCTATCCCAATACTTGGACTCTAAAGGAAGTCGAAAAAGCGCACATTCAGCAGGTTGTCACGCTGCATGAAGGTAACAAATCGGCAGCAGCGCGTGATTTAGGTGTGGCACGCAAAACGTTAGAGCGTAAGTATAAAGAGTGGGACGCAGAGGATGAGGAATATGCCAACTAA
- a CDS encoding ABC transporter permease, with protein sequence MNLAETTLEALQLLVNFDAELWEIVAVSFSVSITAISLVVLPAILMSFVLAYTDFRGKWFLLSIVNTLQAVPTVVIGLLLYMLLSRAGPWGGWQMLFTQKAMIFGQMLICFPVLVSMMHGALQSSDRRMIETSITLGVSLPRVAATMIWETRFPLLAAVIAGFSRIVTEVGCSMMVGGNIMGVTRNIPTAIAMESSKGAFAQGVALGIVLLSLALALNFFLSSMRGKGYLRT encoded by the coding sequence ATGAATCTTGCTGAAACAACACTAGAAGCACTCCAGCTACTGGTGAATTTCGATGCAGAGCTTTGGGAGATCGTCGCGGTCTCCTTTAGTGTTTCTATTACGGCAATCTCTTTGGTGGTATTGCCCGCAATTCTGATGTCCTTTGTGCTCGCGTATACCGATTTTCGTGGTAAATGGTTTCTGTTGTCGATCGTCAATACGCTTCAAGCCGTACCAACCGTCGTCATCGGGTTATTGCTCTACATGCTTTTGTCGAGAGCAGGCCCGTGGGGTGGCTGGCAAATGCTGTTTACACAGAAAGCGATGATATTCGGTCAAATGTTGATCTGCTTTCCGGTGTTAGTCTCAATGATGCACGGTGCATTGCAATCGAGCGATCGCCGTATGATTGAAACGTCGATTACCTTGGGTGTATCACTCCCGCGTGTCGCAGCAACCATGATTTGGGAAACTCGATTTCCGTTACTTGCAGCAGTCATTGCAGGCTTTTCGCGAATCGTTACAGAAGTCGGTTGCTCAATGATGGTGGGCGGCAACATTATGGGCGTGACACGTAATATTCCGACAGCAATCGCAATGGAAAGCAGTAAAGGTGCTTTTGCGCAAGGTGTTGCATTGGGAATTGTATTACTATCTTTAGCACTAGCCCTAAACTTCTTCTTATCGAGTATGAGAGGTAAAGGCTACCTTAGAACATGA